A portion of the Francisella uliginis genome contains these proteins:
- a CDS encoding MFS transporter, translated as MKNKNVLFALLFLCFIDALGMTIILPILPDIFYDHNYGLLVNYSSSSALLYGLSIAIFPLGTLFGMPILGTYSDKFGEKKVLLAGLKIEVLGFVIAVVSIYIQNPFLFIISRAICGFAIGNYAVINSTIVKNVKEIDRSLVFRYPILAFLLGGIIGPILGGTCLSVSDSRWALMSPFLIAIILVLINFVMLHLSLKDIKKELVKDESRKVFQAFKNLFFIFSKKELLSFVMFLLLLRCMQGVFTQSIAVVLSQSLDFSTSKITLFFTLSALFTIISIMYIQIKVTKLIKSLNKRVLICVIIISFTFILLYLFVENNLMLWSMSMLVYLILPILNTNCFAYISLQIPDDEQGKAFGGIGQIQYVGFMIGGLSIVVFNISTTLVTVIPLIFTLLALVLFLMKK; from the coding sequence ATGAAAAATAAAAACGTGTTGTTTGCTTTATTGTTTCTATGTTTTATAGATGCTTTAGGTATGACTATTATTCTACCAATACTTCCTGATATATTTTATGATCATAACTATGGTTTATTAGTTAACTATAGTTCTAGTTCAGCTTTACTATATGGATTAAGTATAGCAATATTCCCCTTAGGAACATTGTTTGGTATGCCTATTTTGGGTACTTACTCTGATAAGTTTGGAGAAAAAAAGGTTCTATTGGCGGGACTAAAAATAGAAGTTCTAGGTTTTGTGATAGCTGTAGTATCTATTTATATTCAAAATCCTTTTTTATTCATAATATCTAGGGCTATTTGCGGCTTTGCTATTGGTAACTATGCTGTTATAAATTCAACAATTGTAAAAAATGTTAAAGAAATTGATAGAAGCCTTGTATTTCGATATCCTATATTAGCATTTCTCTTAGGAGGTATAATTGGACCTATACTTGGTGGAACTTGCTTATCAGTTTCTGATAGTCGGTGGGCTTTAATGTCGCCTTTTCTTATAGCTATAATACTTGTATTAATAAACTTTGTGATGCTTCACCTTTCTTTAAAAGATATTAAAAAAGAATTAGTAAAAGATGAGAGTAGAAAAGTATTTCAAGCTTTTAAAAATCTATTTTTTATTTTTTCAAAAAAAGAGTTACTAAGTTTTGTCATGTTTCTACTACTTTTAAGATGTATGCAGGGTGTTTTTACTCAGTCTATTGCTGTTGTTTTAAGTCAAAGTTTAGATTTTAGTACGAGTAAAATAACACTTTTTTTCACATTATCTGCATTATTTACAATAATATCTATTATGTATATTCAAATTAAAGTAACAAAACTAATAAAGAGTTTAAACAAAAGAGTTTTAATTTGTGTAATTATTATTTCTTTTACATTTATACTACTATATCTCTTTGTAGAAAATAATTTAATGCTATGGTCTATGTCTATGTTAGTTTATTTAATTCTTCCAATATTAAATACAAACTGCTTTGCATATATTTCATTACAAATACCAGATGATGAACAAGGTAAAGCTTTTGGAGGGATTGGACAAATCCAATATGTTGGATTTATGATTGGAGGACTTAGTATAGTAGTATTTAATATATCAACTACCTTAGTAACTGTTATACCTCTTATATTTACTCTACTAGCTTTAGTTTTATTTTTAATGAAAAAATAA
- a CDS encoding non-ribosomal peptide synthetase: protein MDIIKKINYFLDHGIIFQYKGERLFAKSLYKTKMASSDREWIKNNKQNIITYLKKNELEPTKAQENMWFVEEVSKECNSSNNIIYAITIEGDIKKKLFEKSLDFVICKHKILKSNFIKDNSGDLLSKETVNIVSPFTWKENVENIDEDIESFINIPFNLKKDLPFRCAAFIKKTGQTELVFVFHHIIFDGWSLNIFIEDLTSAYNSLLKNNELKDIQNNIDFSSYKLWKKNVLNKNNKENIKYWQQKLAQCNTLIPSYRVLSGKDNTSCYSKVIFSKELTSQIIEFVNKEGVTLYQFMLSSIYILLTKYLSIFDLNILTPVANRPHESFQKVIGYMLNNVTLRINPVEKENTTFKQLINLNKKNLEEAITHSEYNFNELINKVCDERYTDRMPLAQVMYVHQNMKEPTEYSFGSYKQKRKYLKPNRTYFDLAFESRLLENQNQLQLIIQYSDNYFNKDSIKDFSTYLKLIISQVIPNSDLQIKDIDIVPAKQKQELLNYNLIQSDENYDDIITVFKKYVQKTPTAIAVEDSKSKLTYEELDKLSDNFASHILSKNKKGFVGICLDRNNNLLTTIIGVLKAGLAYVPIDKDFPDSRIQYIVNDTKMSLVVTESSYAKAFINKDLEVLISSDLYVENRDKISFPRINLESTAYVIYTSGTTGNPKGVKISRHSFIQFLQDFVSTMLTSHKQISCLSSTKPSFDIFGLEYGSCLITGGNCILVDTPNFVEKLLEKANAINMIQQTPSVWKVLLDGINVVNKNKNLFSNISALTGGEAASLNLLRDLDSNFAEVINVYGPTETTIWSSAHRFNRNDHKVSIGRALKNEQVYILDKNLKLVPKGFTGELFIGGRGLAQGYLNMMELTSERFIDNPLYISGTNSKKIYKTGDLARWDYDGLNYVGRTDSQIKIRGFRIEIGEIEAAIMSLDYVKRSVVIVSENPNNEKVLVAYVTFQEKNDKSILLNKDLAKALPEYMIPSFILSLEEFPLNSSGKVDIKSLPKVDFSNKKDGELAKTGIEKKLVELWKEYLNIDNVFINDDFFALGGNSILAIQLSNKISKILKQSITVGDIFECRNIKNLLLLNRENNVPEDFSLDKNDSGKAPLSSPQRQLYFFDKTENNKSVYHMPIVLELRSNINIVDLKLSIETTCLEHDILSSIIVEEDLNIYQKVIKSELPFRISDVEFKSKDALNKQIRNDISVPFLLNETWPIKVYIYKYKESYIMLLNIHHIAFDGWSMNIFIDSVQNNYKKISESNKPHNLNIIKPEHSYRDYSIWQKEFFKTHTYKKGLEYWKNKLDGVKNLDLASNRPAKFDYKGRSVTTSLDRDIAKQVHNIAIKQKVSSFSIYLAAFNILLYKYSNSEDITIGVPMSGRIDSKFQDTIGFFVNSVPLRNSISPDFKTVNLIDNINQILVKAQNKQNIPFEHIVREVNIERDPSFHPIFQVMFSVQSFGIQRQKEKSFYTRRLPFYDYLDTAKLDLALFIDDSPEISQINITYAESLFSKEYINDFVEGFSTILEQLAKNLETKVNEYDILSKAGYDKIIKDFNTNFENIDNLGNIIDFFNYQVKLNPDKVALIFKDERLTYKELDQKTNQLANYLIKHFNITKDYLVPLFFDRGLDMIIAILGVIKAGGAYIPIGIDMPDDRISFILQDSSAEIILSSSEYAKRLEIYQNIKRIFLDENNLIDSYSISSPNIVIEPNSLAYVIFTSGTTGKPKGVMLEHSNIANLINYKRSFVKKSDISCSFHSYTFDVSVMEFFTALSSGITLHILDKKLIRDISSLFKYIEQNDISLLTIPPKVLEQVSNEQIDNTLLRAIDLGGETYNGDYHGKKARLLNHYGPTETTVFSTTRTVYDKNFFNIGKAISNTKLYVLDKDLKPVPIGVAGELHISGAGVARGYLNRPELTKEKFIEHHLMTSDDKEYGYDRLYKTGDLVKWLPNGEIEYVGRTDFQVKIRGYRIELTEIENVILSIPEIIQVAVLAVDILGYKSLVAYYVSQTEYDDEYFSSLVQNKLPEYMIPSYFIHMKEFPLTINGKLDRNKLPKINTGNDKSYREPSTEVEKIFHSIFCKVLGVEKVSIDDNFFKIGGDSIKVMQIQSLAKQNGIFIKTIDVFTAKTITKLAKKYDSSIVKKNKTNSQVIESDIVPLLPIQKWFLYFGHKDPNWFNQSILIRVPCDVDIKILKRTVLSLQLTSETFALRFSFEDGVWKQKYLNKDNFKLKELNIHNYKSNKQIEEICTDLQSKLNILEGNIYSFDLFDHNENKYLLICLHHLITDGVSQRIIYNNLISIYDDLSSSKGLDMNKYKEISTYQEWSYFLKNKALGASQRTIEFWQEKSTGLKNVDADSFNNIHNSSITVSKDIVSKIKKIKDTTIKTQIQYIIIASFIQAYKQYSLQDKITIAFEGHGREELDSSLDISSTIGWFTNIFPLTFDLSEKGDIYSSTYLFIKYIESKFKDLGEDKGLSFSYLNHIFNNSTMFLNEKNIPISFNFLGEFVETDNNWKLENHLCVGHISHENLLPHPLSLNSYIKNGELYINIKASKNFIEKIQKSKFYKTDFSAESFINGVVYTCDIIKRKSKIIFSGITEYLHPCLDVADSAKKLGFILTDPNSEEYKKISKLAFKVEKILNIPDGVSHFEFFKDKKTKEIIFLEVGIRPGGACLPQIYELAYDINLHHEHFYSITGLDNSIDPNMTYKPILCVDILSPNKGIIKNFNIPKLNTKKPMIKYFYKKGDFVNKTSSIAEKLLNIAIVGNTESLDDFYKDVNSIDISNIVVLN from the coding sequence ATGGATATTATAAAAAAGATAAATTACTTTCTTGATCATGGCATTATTTTTCAATATAAGGGCGAAAGACTTTTTGCTAAATCACTATATAAGACTAAGATGGCTAGCTCAGATAGAGAATGGATCAAAAATAATAAACAGAACATAATTACTTACTTAAAAAAAAATGAATTAGAACCGACAAAAGCCCAAGAAAATATGTGGTTTGTTGAAGAAGTAAGCAAAGAATGTAATAGCTCTAATAATATTATTTATGCCATTACGATAGAAGGAGATATAAAAAAGAAACTTTTTGAAAAAAGCTTAGATTTTGTAATATGTAAGCATAAAATTTTGAAGTCAAATTTTATAAAAGATAATAGTGGAGATCTTTTAAGTAAAGAAACTGTAAATATAGTGAGCCCTTTTACTTGGAAAGAAAATGTAGAGAATATTGATGAAGATATAGAATCATTTATTAATATACCATTTAATTTAAAAAAAGATTTACCTTTTAGGTGTGCTGCTTTTATTAAAAAAACAGGTCAGACTGAACTTGTTTTTGTTTTTCATCATATTATATTTGATGGCTGGTCACTTAATATATTTATAGAAGATTTAACTAGCGCATATAATTCACTTTTAAAAAATAATGAGCTAAAAGATATACAAAATAATATAGACTTCTCTTCATATAAGCTTTGGAAAAAAAATGTTTTAAATAAAAACAATAAGGAAAATATAAAATACTGGCAACAAAAATTAGCTCAGTGTAATACTTTAATTCCATCATATAGAGTTTTGAGTGGTAAAGATAATACTTCTTGTTATAGTAAAGTTATTTTTTCTAAGGAATTGACGTCACAGATTATAGAATTTGTTAATAAAGAAGGCGTAACACTGTATCAGTTTATGCTTTCATCTATTTATATTCTCTTAACAAAGTACTTATCAATTTTTGACTTAAACATTCTAACACCTGTAGCAAATAGACCACATGAATCTTTTCAAAAAGTAATAGGGTATATGCTTAATAATGTAACTTTAAGAATAAATCCTGTTGAAAAGGAAAATACAACTTTTAAACAGTTGATTAATTTAAACAAAAAAAATCTTGAAGAAGCCATAACTCATAGTGAATATAATTTTAATGAATTAATAAACAAAGTTTGTGATGAAAGATATACAGATAGAATGCCATTAGCGCAAGTAATGTATGTCCATCAAAATATGAAAGAACCTACAGAGTATAGTTTTGGTAGTTATAAACAAAAGAGAAAATACTTAAAACCAAATAGAACCTATTTTGATTTAGCATTTGAAAGTAGATTACTTGAGAATCAAAATCAGCTCCAGTTAATAATACAATATTCTGATAACTATTTTAATAAAGATAGTATTAAAGATTTTTCAACATATTTAAAGCTAATTATTAGTCAAGTCATACCTAATAGTGATTTACAAATAAAAGATATTGATATAGTTCCTGCCAAACAAAAACAAGAGTTACTAAACTATAATTTAATTCAATCAGATGAAAACTATGATGACATTATAACTGTATTTAAAAAGTATGTGCAGAAAACACCAACAGCCATAGCTGTAGAGGATAGTAAATCAAAATTAACTTATGAAGAGTTAGATAAACTATCAGATAATTTTGCATCACATATTTTGAGTAAAAATAAAAAAGGATTTGTTGGTATTTGTTTAGATAGGAATAATAATTTATTGACTACTATTATTGGTGTTTTAAAGGCTGGATTAGCTTATGTCCCTATAGATAAAGATTTTCCTGATTCAAGAATACAATATATAGTTAATGATACAAAAATGTCCCTTGTGGTTACAGAAAGTAGTTATGCCAAAGCTTTTATAAATAAAGATTTAGAAGTTTTAATTTCAAGCGATTTATATGTTGAAAATAGAGACAAAATATCTTTTCCTCGAATTAATTTAGAGTCAACCGCATATGTTATTTATACTTCTGGAACAACAGGTAATCCTAAAGGAGTAAAAATAAGTAGACACTCCTTCATTCAATTTTTACAAGATTTTGTATCAACGATGCTTACAAGTCATAAACAAATATCATGTTTAAGCTCAACAAAACCAAGCTTTGATATTTTTGGTCTTGAATACGGAAGCTGCTTAATTACTGGTGGAAACTGTATATTAGTAGATACTCCTAATTTTGTAGAAAAACTTCTTGAGAAGGCTAATGCTATAAACATGATCCAACAAACACCATCTGTGTGGAAAGTATTACTAGATGGAATTAATGTTGTAAATAAAAATAAAAATCTATTTTCTAATATATCTGCTTTGACAGGAGGGGAAGCAGCTAGTTTAAATTTGTTGCGGGATTTAGATAGTAATTTTGCAGAAGTAATAAATGTTTATGGTCCAACAGAAACAACTATCTGGAGTTCTGCCCATAGATTTAATAGGAATGATCATAAGGTTAGTATTGGTAGGGCATTAAAAAATGAGCAAGTTTATATTCTAGATAAGAACTTAAAACTTGTTCCAAAAGGATTTACTGGAGAACTTTTTATCGGAGGGAGAGGTCTTGCACAAGGATATCTCAATATGATGGAGCTAACTTCAGAGAGGTTTATAGATAATCCATTATATATATCTGGTACTAATAGCAAAAAAATATATAAAACAGGTGATTTAGCTAGGTGGGATTATGATGGTTTAAATTATGTAGGTAGAACAGACTCTCAAATAAAAATTAGAGGTTTTAGGATTGAAATTGGTGAGATTGAAGCTGCGATAATGTCTCTTGATTATGTTAAACGATCAGTGGTTATTGTTTCTGAAAATCCAAATAATGAAAAAGTTTTAGTAGCTTATGTAACTTTTCAAGAAAAAAATGATAAGTCTATATTGCTTAATAAAGATTTAGCTAAAGCTCTTCCGGAATATATGATTCCAAGTTTTATTTTGTCTTTAGAGGAGTTCCCATTAAATAGTAGTGGAAAAGTTGATATAAAGTCTTTGCCTAAAGTTGATTTTTCAAATAAAAAAGATGGAGAATTAGCAAAAACTGGAATTGAAAAGAAATTAGTGGAGTTATGGAAAGAATATTTAAATATTGATAATGTTTTTATAAATGATGATTTTTTTGCTCTAGGTGGAAACAGTATTTTAGCAATACAACTATCTAATAAAATAAGTAAAATACTAAAGCAAAGTATAACTGTTGGAGATATCTTTGAGTGTCGAAATATTAAAAATTTATTACTTTTAAATAGAGAGAATAATGTACCTGAAGACTTTAGCTTAGATAAAAACGATAGTGGGAAAGCACCTCTTTCATCTCCCCAAAGGCAGCTATATTTCTTTGATAAAACAGAAAATAATAAATCTGTATATCATATGCCAATAGTTTTAGAGTTAAGATCTAATATTAATATAGTAGATTTAAAATTATCAATTGAAACAACTTGTTTAGAACACGATATACTATCTAGTATAATAGTTGAGGAAGACTTAAATATATATCAAAAGGTTATAAAGTCGGAATTACCCTTTAGAATCTCTGATGTAGAGTTTAAATCTAAAGATGCTCTTAATAAACAGATCCGTAATGATATCTCTGTTCCATTCTTATTAAATGAAACCTGGCCTATAAAAGTATACATATATAAGTATAAAGAATCTTATATTATGTTATTGAACATTCATCATATAGCTTTTGATGGATGGTCAATGAATATCTTTATAGATAGTGTTCAAAATAATTATAAAAAAATTAGTGAATCAAACAAGCCTCATAATTTAAATATTATAAAGCCTGAGCACAGTTATAGAGATTACTCTATATGGCAAAAAGAGTTTTTTAAAACACATACTTATAAGAAAGGTCTAGAATATTGGAAAAATAAGCTAGATGGAGTGAAAAATCTAGATTTAGCTAGTAATAGGCCTGCTAAATTTGATTATAAAGGTAGGAGTGTAACTACAAGTTTAGACAGAGATATAGCTAAGCAAGTGCATAATATAGCTATTAAGCAAAAAGTATCTTCTTTTTCTATTTATTTAGCAGCTTTTAATATTTTATTGTATAAATATTCTAATAGTGAAGATATAACTATTGGTGTTCCAATGTCTGGAAGAATAGATAGTAAGTTTCAAGATACAATAGGTTTTTTTGTAAATAGTGTACCTCTAAGAAATTCTATTTCCCCAGATTTTAAAACAGTAAATTTAATTGATAATATTAATCAAATATTAGTTAAAGCTCAAAATAAACAAAATATTCCTTTCGAGCATATTGTTAGAGAGGTTAATATTGAGCGTGATCCTAGCTTCCATCCTATATTTCAAGTAATGTTTAGTGTACAAAGTTTTGGTATTCAAAGACAAAAAGAAAAAAGTTTTTATACTAGAAGGTTACCTTTTTATGATTATCTAGATACAGCTAAATTAGATTTAGCATTATTTATTGATGATAGTCCAGAAATATCACAGATTAATATTACCTATGCTGAGAGTTTATTTTCAAAAGAATATATCAATGATTTTGTAGAAGGGTTCTCTACTATCCTAGAGCAATTAGCTAAAAATCTTGAAACTAAGGTAAATGAGTACGATATTCTTAGCAAAGCAGGATACGATAAAATTATAAAAGATTTTAATACTAATTTCGAGAATATAGATAATCTTGGAAACATTATTGACTTTTTTAATTATCAAGTTAAATTAAATCCAGATAAGGTAGCTCTAATTTTTAAGGATGAAAGACTTACATATAAAGAGTTGGATCAGAAAACAAATCAGTTGGCTAACTACTTAATAAAGCATTTTAATATAACAAAAGACTACTTAGTTCCTCTATTTTTTGATAGGGGCTTAGATATGATAATTGCTATTTTGGGGGTTATTAAAGCAGGTGGTGCTTATATTCCGATAGGAATAGATATGCCAGATGATAGAATAAGCTTTATTTTACAAGATTCTAGTGCAGAAATAATTCTCTCAAGTAGTGAATATGCCAAAAGATTAGAAATTTATCAAAATATAAAGAGGATTTTTCTAGATGAAAATAATCTGATAGATAGCTATAGCATAAGCTCTCCTAATATAGTTATAGAACCTAATAGTCTAGCATATGTAATATTCACATCGGGTACAACAGGTAAGCCTAAAGGTGTGATGCTAGAGCACTCTAATATTGCAAATTTGATAAATTATAAAAGATCATTTGTAAAAAAATCAGATATTTCATGTAGTTTTCATAGCTACACATTTGATGTATCTGTTATGGAATTTTTTACTGCATTATCATCAGGTATTACTTTACATATATTGGATAAGAAGCTAATTAGAGATATTTCTAGTTTATTTAAATATATAGAGCAAAATGATATTTCTTTGCTGACAATACCTCCAAAAGTATTGGAACAAGTTAGTAATGAACAGATTGATAATACGTTATTGAGAGCTATAGATTTAGGAGGCGAAACATATAATGGAGACTATCATGGAAAAAAGGCTAGGCTTCTAAATCATTATGGTCCTACGGAAACAACAGTATTTTCAACAACAAGAACAGTATATGATAAAAACTTTTTTAACATTGGAAAAGCTATATCAAATACGAAACTATATGTATTAGATAAAGACTTAAAACCAGTACCAATTGGCGTCGCAGGGGAGCTACACATTAGTGGAGCTGGTGTTGCTAGGGGGTATTTAAATAGGCCAGAATTAACTAAAGAAAAATTTATCGAACATCATCTAATGACTAGTGATGATAAGGAATATGGTTATGATAGATTATATAAAACAGGTGATTTGGTTAAATGGCTGCCAAATGGTGAAATTGAATATGTTGGGCGAACAGATTTTCAAGTTAAAATCAGAGGCTATAGAATAGAGTTAACAGAGATAGAAAATGTTATATTAAGTATTCCAGAAATTATACAAGTAGCCGTTTTAGCTGTAGATATTCTTGGATACAAGAGTCTTGTTGCATATTATGTATCTCAAACTGAATATGATGATGAGTATTTTTCGTCATTAGTTCAAAATAAATTACCTGAATATATGATTCCTTCATATTTTATACATATGAAAGAATTTCCTTTAACTATAAATGGAAAATTAGATAGAAATAAATTACCTAAAATAAATACTGGAAATGATAAAAGTTATAGAGAACCAAGTACAGAGGTTGAGAAAATTTTTCATAGTATTTTTTGTAAAGTTCTTGGTGTTGAGAAAGTTAGTATTGATGATAACTTCTTCAAAATAGGAGGCGATTCAATAAAAGTTATGCAAATACAGTCTTTAGCAAAACAGAATGGTATATTTATAAAAACTATAGATGTTTTTACCGCAAAGACTATAACTAAATTAGCAAAGAAATATGACTCTTCTATTGTTAAGAAAAATAAAACAAATAGTCAAGTAATTGAGAGTGACATTGTTCCCTTACTTCCTATACAAAAATGGTTCTTGTATTTTGGGCATAAAGATCCAAACTGGTTTAATCAATCTATTCTTATTCGAGTGCCTTGCGATGTTGATATAAAAATACTTAAAAGAACTGTTCTTTCTCTTCAACTAACATCTGAAACCTTTGCATTGAGATTTTCTTTTGAAGATGGTGTATGGAAACAAAAATATCTAAATAAAGATAATTTCAAGTTAAAAGAGCTAAATATCCATAACTATAAATCTAATAAGCAAATAGAAGAAATATGTACAGACTTACAGTCTAAGTTAAATATTTTAGAGGGAAATATATACTCTTTTGATTTATTTGATCATAATGAAAATAAGTACCTATTAATCTGTCTTCATCATCTAATAACAGATGGCGTATCCCAAAGAATTATTTATAATAATTTGATCTCTATTTATGATGATTTATCTTCTAGTAAAGGTCTTGATATGAATAAATATAAAGAGATCTCAACTTATCAAGAGTGGAGTTATTTCTTAAAAAATAAAGCACTTGGTGCATCTCAGCGGACAATAGAATTTTGGCAAGAAAAATCCACGGGTTTAAAAAATGTAGATGCTGATAGTTTTAATAATATTCATAACAGTAGCATTACTGTGAGTAAAGATATTGTTTCTAAAATTAAAAAAATAAAAGATACAACTATTAAAACACAGATACAATACATCATTATTGCAAGCTTTATACAAGCTTATAAACAGTATTCTTTACAAGATAAAATTACAATAGCATTTGAAGGACATGGAAGAGAGGAATTAGATAGTTCTTTAGATATTTCATCTACTATTGGATGGTTTACGAATATATTCCCTCTGACTTTTGATTTATCTGAAAAAGGCGATATTTATTCTTCTACATATTTATTTATAAAATATATAGAGTCTAAGTTTAAAGATTTAGGAGAGGATAAGGGATTATCTTTTTCATATTTAAACCATATATTTAATAACTCTACAATGTTTCTTAATGAGAAGAATATACCTATATCTTTTAATTTCTTAGGAGAGTTTGTAGAGACAGATAATAATTGGAAATTAGAGAATCATCTGTGTGTAGGACATATAAGTCATGAAAACTTATTACCGCATCCATTAAGTCTTAATAGTTATATAAAAAATGGAGAGTTATATATTAATATAAAAGCTTCAAAAAATTTTATAGAGAAAATACAGAAATCTAAATTTTATAAAACAGATTTTAGTGCGGAAAGTTTTATCAATGGTGTTGTATATACTTGCGATATAATAAAAAGAAAGAGCAAGATTATTTTTTCTGGTATTACAGAGTATCTACATCCTTGTTTAGATGTAGCGGATAGTGCAAAAAAATTAGGTTTCATCTTGACTGATCCAAATTCAGAAGAATATAAAAAGATCTCTAAACTAGCATTTAAGGTAGAAAAGATATTAAATATTCCTGATGGAGTTAGCCATTTTGAGTTTTTTAAAGATAAAAAAACTAAAGAGATAATATTCCTTGAAGTTGGAATTAGACCTGGTGGTGCGTGTTTGCCGCAAATATATGAATTAGCATATGATATAAATTTACACCATGAGCATTTTTATTCTATTACAGGTTTAGATAATAGTATAGATCCTAATATGACATATAAACCTATTTTATGTGTTGATATTTTATCTCCTAATAAAGGTATTATTAAGAACTTTAATATTCCTAAATTAAATACTAAAAAACCTATGATAAAATATTTCTATAAAAAAGGTGATTTTGTAAATAAAACAAGTAGCATTGCTGAAAAATTACTTAATATAGCTATAGTTGGTAATACTGAAAGCTTAGATGATTTCTATAAAGATGTTAATTCTATTGATATATCAAACATAGTTGTTTTAAATTGA
- a CDS encoding non-ribosomal peptide synthetase, producing the protein MEDFILKYAKKTPNKIAIIFKEKKVTYYELNKQVNSIANYLNSKYKDIKAIGLYMDRSYEMLLGVLVSLRLNIPYVMLNYMAPESRNREIIEASKINFVLTYDNFIASANKIIKNTINISTLEIDYNTKDIFVNPIYGATAYIMFTSGTTGVPKGVKVSREALNFFITEYSKKIQLSCDDKVDYALSAVFTGSIPCYLPPLYKGGTLVIQPEGILSNPKLYVESIIAQNINYLKFTPTIFEIVLPYLINYKNHKLNIILSGEKLLRSKIKDFIGDVNWNVYNQYGFTECVAGLTSHLLNKEDADSSISKYVPVGKCFPGRKILLLNDKDQEIKNCNVVGKLYAGGAGLADGYINEDSNSSFMVIAGERFYNTGDLAMFDYNNNINIIGRSDSQVKVNGVRIELSEIESAIIEHQNISNAYVMFNEEQGKIFAYFISNKEKNIKEKEIFNYLKNKLPHYMIPSVIIALENFPQTDNGKVDWRKLPLKKTSSDNSIDIENLTEKEHIILELWEEVLKEKIYSIDEDFFESGGTSLQAYQILIKLNCNFGLNLSIDYIFKNRTIRAQALYLGDIEDSLEEIDEEF; encoded by the coding sequence ATGGAAGATTTTATACTAAAATATGCTAAAAAAACGCCTAATAAGATTGCTATAATTTTTAAAGAAAAAAAAGTTACTTATTATGAGCTTAATAAACAAGTGAACTCCATAGCAAATTATTTAAATTCTAAATATAAAGATATAAAAGCTATAGGGTTATATATGGATCGTTCATATGAAATGCTTTTGGGAGTTTTAGTATCGTTAAGATTGAATATACCATATGTTATGCTTAACTATATGGCCCCAGAAAGTAGAAATAGAGAAATCATCGAGGCTTCCAAGATAAATTTTGTTTTAACATATGACAATTTTATAGCAAGTGCTAATAAGATTATAAAAAATACTATAAATATAAGTACTTTGGAGATAGATTATAATACAAAGGATATATTTGTTAACCCTATATATGGAGCTACTGCATATATAATGTTTACCTCTGGGACTACAGGAGTTCCTAAAGGTGTTAAGGTTAGTAGAGAAGCCTTAAATTTCTTTATCACAGAATATAGTAAAAAAATACAATTAAGCTGTGATGATAAGGTTGATTATGCCTTATCTGCGGTATTTACAGGAAGTATTCCTTGTTATTTACCTCCTCTTTATAAAGGAGGTACTTTGGTTATTCAGCCAGAAGGTATTTTATCAAACCCTAAATTATATGTAGAAAGCATAATAGCACAGAATATTAATTATCTTAAATTTACTCCAACAATTTTCGAGATAGTCTTACCATATTTGATTAATTATAAAAATCATAAGCTTAATATTATTCTTAGTGGAGAAAAACTATTAAGAAGTAAAATTAAAGATTTTATAGGAGATGTTAACTGGAATGTTTATAACCAGTATGGTTTTACAGAATGTGTAGCTGGATTGACATCTCATCTCTTAAATAAAGAAGATGCTGATAGTAGTATTTCAAAATATGTTCCCGTTGGTAAGTGTTTTCCAGGAAGAAAAATATTACTTTTAAATGATAAAGACCAAGAAATAAAAAATTGTAATGTTGTAGGTAAACTATATGCTGGTGGAGCAGGGTTAGCTGATGGTTATATAAATGAAGACTCTAATAGCTCTTTTATGGTTATTGCAGGTGAAAGGTTTTATAATACGGGTGACCTTGCTATGTTTGACTATAATAATAATATAAACATTATTGGACGTTCTGATTCACAAGTAAAAGTAAATGGTGTAAGAATTGAGCTGAGTGAAATAGAATCGGCTATAATTGAGCATCAAAATATAAGTAATGCCTATGTAATGTTTAATGAAGAACAAGGCAAAATATTCGCTTATTTTATTTCTAATAAAGAAAAGAATATAAAAGAAAAAGAGATTTTTAATTACTTAAAAAATAAGCTACCTCATTATATGATACCTTCAGTGATAATAGCTTTAGAAAATTTTCCTCAAACAGATAATGGTAAGGTGGATTGGAGAAAATTACCTCTTAAGAAAACTTCCAGTGATAATTCAATAGATATAGAAAATTTAACAGAAAAAGAGCATATAATATTAGAACTTTGGGAAGAAGTTTTAAAAGAGAAAATTTACTCAATAGATGAAGATTTTTTTGAAAGTGGTGGTACATCACTTCAAGCATATCAAATATTGATTAAATTAAATTGTAATTTTGGTCTAAATCTTAGTATTGATTATATTTTTAAAAATCGAACAATTAGAGCTCAAGCCTTATATCTTGGAGATATAGAAGACTCTCTAGAAGAAATCGATGAGGAATTTTAA